Proteins from a genomic interval of Chanos chanos chromosome 3, fChaCha1.1, whole genome shotgun sequence:
- the lyrm4b gene encoding LYR motif-containing protein 4 gives MAASSKTQVLSLYRMLLRESKKFPSYNYRTYALRRVRDGFRENRNVDDPKALEQLLNRGWDSLAVIQRQVSIGKMYEVQRTVVEHGEKKPH, from the exons ATGGCAGCTTCCAGTAAGACGCAGGTGTTATCGCTGTATCGAATGCttttgagagagagcaagaaattTCCATCCTACAATTACAG GACGTACGCTCTACGCAGAGTACGAGATGGGTTTAGGGAGAACCGTAATGTGGATGACCCAAAAGCCTTGGAGCAGCTGCTGAATCGAGGGTGGGACAGTCTAGCTGTGATCCAAAGACAG GTTTCCATAGGGAAAATGTATGAGGTCCAAAGGACCGTCGTAGAACATGGGGAGAAGAAACCACACTGA
- the ppp1r3g gene encoding protein phosphatase 1 regulatory subunit 3G: MYEPALDDHKSVQPNTGSNMSEDVQQNGGEFEDDLEPEDMYVKDRRRAKSLPAYPEQASLFNEISQNCRKRVKFADALGLNLASVKHFSTTEDPEIPSTVLNRLKSFPPQQDREFLSDLCGSFKSTLTMNRLIPTFKMPVESRDFETRVKQYYIALENITITEFDVRGQIRALILGSTKKEVGVRYTFNEWLSFVDAQAIPLPSEDNVVGERFSFTMYTPPFLDPNAYVHFAVYSRTDDCEFWDNNEGKNYSLKYQCLSPFESTPLHTT, encoded by the coding sequence ATGTACGAGCCAGCTTTGGACGATCACAAATCCGTGCAACCTAATACCGGGTCCAACATGAGTGAGGATGTCCAGCAGAATGGTGGAGAATTCGAAGACGACCTGGAGCCAGAAGACATGTATGtgaaagacaggaggagagcGAAATCTCTGCCCGCATATCCAGAACAAGCAAGCCTCTTCAACGAAATCTCACAGAATTGCAGGAAAAGAGTAAAATTTGCTGATGCCCTGGGCTTAAATCTGGCCAGTGTTAAACATTTCAGTACCACTGAAGACCCAGAAATTCCCTCCACGGTATTGAACAGGCTCAAAAGTTTCCCTCCGCAACAAGACCGAGAGTTTCTTAGTGACTTGTGCGGCAGCTTCAAATCTACACTGACGATGAACCGCCTCATACCCACCTTCAAGATGCCAGTTGAGTCTCGCGACTTTGAGACACGGGTCAAGCAATATTACATCGCCCTGGAAAATATTACAATAACTGAATTTGATGTACGCGGACAGATACGAGCGCTTATCCTGGGGTCCACTAAGAAGGAGGTCGGTGTAAGATACACATTTAACGAATGGCTGTCATTTGTAGACGCACAAGCGATTCCCTTGCCCTCTGAGGACAACGTGGTTGGGGAGAGATTCTCTTTCACGATGTACACACCCCCTTTCTTGGATCCAAACGCATATGTACATTTCGCAGTGTATTCTCGGACAGACGACTGCGAGTTTTGGGACAACAACGAGGGTAAGAACTATTCACTTAAGTATCAGTGTCTGTCACCCTTCGAGTCAACGCCTCTGCACACTACCTGA